The nucleotide sequence TGCTATGGATGCATTCCAAAAGTTTATGAGGATAAATAAAAATGTGAGGGCTACACCGGATACGCATCTTCAAGTGGAGTTTGCCTCAAACTTAAAAAAAGGGGATGTTGCAGTTGCTATATCATATACGGGAGAAACGAAGGATACCTTTGAATCCATTAAGGCAGCTAAGGAAGCAGGAGCTACTACAATAAGTGTAACTAAGTTTGGAAGTAATTCTATAAGCGATTTATGTGACATAAATTTATTTGTCTTGTCTCCAGAAATCACGTTTAGAAGTGGGGCTATGTCTTCAAGAATAGCTCAATTAAATGTTATAGATATACTGTTCACCTCTGTTGCAGGTCGTATGTTCGAGGAGGTTAAGGAATTCCTTGAAAATACAAGAAAGTCTACTAGGGTGAAGAGAATTAAATAAAAGGAAGTGTATTATTATGATTATTAAAGATATAGTCATAGGACACCTATCTGTACCACTAAAAAAGCCATTTAAAACTGCGGTAAGAAGCGTAAATAGTGTAAATGATGTGGTAGTAAAAATAATAACGGATACAGGAAACGTTGGCTTTGGCAGTGCTGCATCAACAGGACTTGTAACTGGCGATATCACAGAATCTATAGAAGGAGCAATAAATAATTATATTAAAAGAAGTATAGTGGGAATGGATATTGAAGACTTTGAAGCTATTTTAATAAAATTAGATAACTGCATAGTTGGAAATACAAGTGCTAAGGCAGCCGTTGATATTGCTCTTTATGATTTATATGGACAAAGATATGGGGCTCCATTATATAAACTTCTTGGTGGATTTAGAAATAAGCTTGAAACAGATATTACAATAAGCGTAAATTCTCCAGAGGAAATGAGCAGAGATAGTGTAGACGCGGTAAAGCTTGGATATAAGACTTTAAAAATAAAAGTTGGCAAGAATCCCAAGCTTGATATAAAGAGAATGCGTGAAATAAGAAAGGCTATTGGATATGAGGTTAATCTTAGGATAGATGCTAATCAAGGATGGCAGCCTAAGGAAGCTATAAGGGCATTAAATGAAATTGAAAATGAAGGTCTGAAAATAGAGCTTGTAGAACAGCCAGTTAAGGCATGGAATTTAGAAGGTCTTAAGATGGTAACTGATAATGTTAATATTCCAGTCATGGCTGATGAAAGTGTATTTTCCCCAAAAGATGCAGCTAGAGTGATGGAGATGCGAGCTTGTGATTTAATAAATATAAAGCTTATGAAAACAGGAGGAATACATAATGCACTTAAGATATGTGCCTTAGCTGAAGTTTACGGAATGGAATGTATGCTTGGATGTATGCTTGAAGGGAAGGTAAGTGTTACAGCAGCTGTTCATTTAGCTGCAGCTAAAAGAATAATAACAAAAATTGATTTGGATGGTCCAGTTCTTTGTAGTAGAGACGATGTAGTAGGTGGGGCGATGTATGATAACAGTAATATAGTGTTAGTAGATGAGCCTGGACTTGGAATTGAAGGAATA is from Clostridium acetobutylicum ATCC 824 and encodes:
- a CDS encoding dipeptide epimerase translates to MIIKDIVIGHLSVPLKKPFKTAVRSVNSVNDVVVKIITDTGNVGFGSAASTGLVTGDITESIEGAINNYIKRSIVGMDIEDFEAILIKLDNCIVGNTSAKAAVDIALYDLYGQRYGAPLYKLLGGFRNKLETDITISVNSPEEMSRDSVDAVKLGYKTLKIKVGKNPKLDIKRMREIRKAIGYEVNLRIDANQGWQPKEAIRALNEIENEGLKIELVEQPVKAWNLEGLKMVTDNVNIPVMADESVFSPKDAARVMEMRACDLINIKLMKTGGIHNALKICALAEVYGMECMLGCMLEGKVSVTAAVHLAAAKRIITKIDLDGPVLCSRDDVVGGAMYDNSNIVLVDEPGLGIEGINN